In Candidatus Zixiibacteriota bacterium, one DNA window encodes the following:
- a CDS encoding glutamine--tRNA ligase/YqeY domain fusion protein yields the protein MSERNDRSSDGNPGVPAATNFIKEIIDEHNRSGRFDRRVHTRFPPEPNGYLHIGHAKSICLNFGIAETYGGLCNLRFDDTNPSKEDIEYVESIIEDIKWLGFDWGDRLFFASDYFDRLYELAEQLICDGKAYVCDLSATEIREYRGTLTEPGKDSPYRNRTVEENLDLFRRMRAGEFADGSRTLRAKIDMASANLNMRDPVLYRILRATHHRTGDTWCIYPMYDYTHCISDSIERITHSICTLEFEDHRPLYDWCLDQLKLYHPQQIEFARLDLTYTIMSKRKLLRLVQDRHVSSWDDPRMPTLSGLRRRGYTPEAIRLFAERIGVSKRDSMVEVGVLEDCLREILNKRAPRTMAVLRPLKVILDNYPEGQVEQFETVNNPEDPSMGTRTVPFSKVLYIEQDDFRENPPKGYFRLAPGVEVRLKHAYFIKCVSVTKNESTGELVELHCTYDPGTHGGEARDGRKVKGTIHWLSAAHSVPAEVRLYDQLFLKEDPGDASEDQDFTANLNPDSLKVLPDARVEAGVRDAAPGSLFQFLRNGYFCVDIRDSRPDRPVFNRAVTLKDTWAKIEKGQRSA from the coding sequence GAACGGAACGACAGATCGTCCGACGGAAACCCGGGCGTCCCGGCAGCGACGAATTTCATCAAGGAGATCATCGACGAGCACAACCGCAGCGGCCGATTTGACCGCAGAGTGCACACCCGTTTCCCGCCTGAACCAAACGGGTATTTGCACATCGGCCACGCCAAGTCGATTTGTCTGAATTTCGGAATAGCGGAGACGTACGGCGGCTTGTGCAACCTGCGATTCGATGATACCAACCCGAGCAAAGAGGACATCGAGTACGTCGAATCGATCATCGAGGACATCAAGTGGCTCGGATTCGACTGGGGAGACAGGCTGTTCTTCGCGTCCGACTATTTTGATCGGCTGTACGAGCTGGCCGAGCAGCTTATTTGCGACGGCAAGGCGTATGTCTGCGATCTGAGCGCCACCGAGATTCGGGAGTACCGCGGCACCCTGACCGAGCCGGGCAAGGACAGCCCCTACCGCAACCGCACCGTCGAGGAGAATTTGGACCTGTTTCGACGCATGCGGGCCGGTGAGTTCGCCGATGGCTCGCGGACGCTCCGCGCGAAGATCGACATGGCCTCGGCGAATCTGAACATGCGAGACCCGGTACTGTACCGGATTCTCCGCGCCACCCATCATCGCACCGGCGATACATGGTGCATCTACCCCATGTATGACTACACTCACTGCATTTCAGATTCAATCGAGCGGATCACGCATTCTATTTGCACGCTGGAGTTCGAAGACCATCGCCCGCTCTACGACTGGTGCCTTGACCAGCTCAAGTTGTACCATCCCCAGCAGATCGAATTTGCCCGCCTTGACCTCACCTACACGATCATGAGCAAACGCAAACTGCTTCGGTTGGTGCAGGACCGCCATGTCAGCAGTTGGGATGACCCGCGTATGCCTACCCTGAGCGGCCTGCGACGGCGCGGCTATACGCCTGAAGCGATTCGCCTGTTCGCCGAGCGGATCGGCGTCTCCAAACGGGACAGTATGGTGGAGGTAGGCGTGCTTGAAGACTGCTTGCGCGAGATTCTGAACAAACGAGCTCCTCGGACCATGGCCGTGTTGAGACCGCTTAAGGTCATACTTGATAATTACCCTGAAGGCCAAGTCGAGCAATTCGAGACCGTCAACAATCCGGAAGACCCGTCGATGGGCACCCGGACAGTACCGTTTTCCAAAGTTCTGTATATCGAACAAGATGACTTCCGTGAAAATCCACCGAAGGGATATTTCCGCCTTGCGCCTGGTGTGGAGGTTCGGCTCAAACATGCATATTTTATCAAGTGCGTGAGCGTCACCAAGAACGAAAGTACCGGCGAACTGGTCGAGCTCCATTGCACGTACGACCCCGGCACTCACGGCGGCGAGGCCAGGGACGGGAGGAAGGTAAAAGGGACCATCCACTGGTTGTCGGCGGCTCATTCGGTGCCGGCTGAAGTCCGGCTGTATGACCAGCTGTTCCTGAAAGAGGATCCAGGCGACGCCTCGGAAGATCAGGATTTCACCGCCAATCTCAATCCAGATTCGTTGAAGGTGCTGCCCGACGCGCGCGTTGAAGCGGGTGTGCGGGATGCCGCTCCCGGCAGTCTCTTCCAGTTCCTACGGAACGGATATTTCTGCGTGGATATTCGTGATTCACGTCCGGACAGACCGGTGTTCAACCGCGCGGTCACTCTCAAGGACACCTGGGCAAAGATCGAGAAGGGACAACGAAGCGCCTGA